The window ataaaaataaaaataaaaagaaaaagaaaaaaaagaaaacaaacaaactaaacgcagacctcgactgggtttgccataggcaacccagtaaaaaacaacgaaatcaacgcagaccgtgactgggtttgccataggcaacccagtaacaaggtaaggataatgcacctatcaatggtTTGCCCCaggatgggggagggggggaggcgGGCAACTCACGggaattttgacattttcagggTTTCAAATGTCAATCTCCCCACCCTTGGGTCTCCATAATGAGTAAAATTCCCACCCCTGGGGACCACACACCTTGCAAAATTAGTAAGTTAAAGAAATGATAGGCACTCACAACAAGTTTATTGCCGGACTCGTTAAGAGTAATTGTACTTGTTGGCAAATGGTCCCCACCAAGTTTGTAAATTTCCCCAAATGAAGAAGGCATATTCTAGGTATTTAGCATAATTTATGGTTCAGTTTTGGTTAGCAATTTCACACACATTCTGTACTGCTGAAAATACCTGTGAATTGTTTCACAAAGTATTTACAGCAATACAAACTTGGTGGACTTACAGTTTTTCTGCTCGTCAGGTTGGGTTATCCGTGGTAAAAAGAAAAGATGTGTTGTTATGCGCCTGAGTGGCTGCATATATTTGGCTCGTAAAATTTTTATCGAATTTTTATCCTCCATTCGTCTTTTTAAGTGTTTTATTATACCTATCCTAATTTTAACTCCTTCACGTTTGCGGGGATGTTGACGTATACGagaaatttccttttttcactGCGGAATTGCTGGAAATCGACAAGCAAAAACCTTGGTTACGGGCTAATGCACCGGCCCTTGTCAAGGCAAGTATGGTTAACTCTTAAGAATCTAAACCTGCTCGCTCCGAGGAGAGGACAACGAGGGAGAAACCACCTAAGACGTCCAGACGATAGACCTATTAATGTCCTTATTCGTGTAGAGCGTCAGCAAAACTTCCAAGAGAAACGGCGTGGTGCAAACCAAAgtaacttattaaatattccaGTTGACATCTTTGCAGCGATGACAACCTCTCATGGGACCTTGCATTCAACAATCCATGGAAATAattttcagaaatcaaaagtaaCCGTGGCACACTTGAACGTACGATCGCTGAAGACAAGAGAGCATTTGATTCAAGTGAGGAATTTAATGGATGAAAAGAAGTATGCAATCTTAGCAATTTCAGAATCTTGGTTAAATTCAAGTGTAAAGAATGCTGAGGTCGAAATTGACGGATATAGTTTGTTAAGACTGGACAGGCCGAGAAACATAAAGAATGAGTTTGGTGGTGGGGTGTGCGCGTATATGCGCAAGACCTTGAAGTCTAAAGTACTTAAAGACCTATCCGGAATATCAGACACTGGTTTTCACCAATTGTGGATGCAAGTTCAGCACAAAACGCTCAAGTCATTCTTGCTATGCGTTACTTACAAGCCTCCTGATTGTAATGTTGCCTGCTTTAAAGACTTTAGGGACCGTTATACACAAGCACTTGTTTACGGCTTACCTATTCTAGTGGTCGGAGATCTCAACTGTGACTTGCTTGTTAATTCTTCAAACTCAAGAACATTAAACAACTTGTGTACAAGTCTGAATATGAAGCAGCTTATTACCCAGCCCACAAGAGTGACAGAAATATCTAAAACTCTGATTGATGTCATTTTTACTTCAAACCCGGCAATAATTGTGGATAGCGGTATAGTGGAGACTCACTTCAGTGATCACTATTTAGTCTTTGCTGTGTTAAATCTAAGGATGCCCAAACCACCGGCTGCTTACGTTGTCGCTAGGAGCTATAAGTATTATGATCGTCAGAGCTTTTTGAGCGACCTAAACAAGATCCCTTGGTATGAAATAATTTTGTCTGATGATGTAAATGAGAAACTGCTCCATTTCAATGAAGCCTTTTTCCGGGTTTTGGAAAATCATGCACCtattaaggaaataaaaatcaaacatcGGAGATGTCCATTTATAAATGAAGAGATCAAAGAGAAAATGGCAAAAAGAGATCAAGCTCACAAAATCGCACGAGAGACGGGTGCTCTTGTGGATTGGCAGTATTATCGAGACTGTCGTAATGATGTTAAGACGGTATTACGCGAGGCGGAGAAGGAGTAGGTCCAGAATGAGATTAAAAAGAATCAGAGCTCTAGTGAACGGTGGAAGGTGATACGGAATCGTATACCAACTAGGGAGACGTCGCGTCCAGCTTATTCTAGGGATATGAAAGAACTTGCGACGGAATTTAATGAATTCTTTACGGAGGTGGGAGTACGTGCCGCAGAGCAAGCCAAAAGACTCGCATCAGTCAATGGTCTACTTACTTCACATCAGGAGTTCCCAGTCAGTTTTATACCCGAAGAAGATGAGTTTCAATTTCGAGCTGCTACCTCTTTCGAGATCAATAGGATTGTACAGTCATTTCCTTCAAATAAAGCACCAGGGAAAGATAAATTACACATGGCAGTGGTGAAAGATGCTCTGCCGGCTATCCTCCCGACTTTGACCGAGATCATAAACAGTTCACTTTTGACATCTGTATTTCCCTCACCATGGAAAGAATCTGAAATTGTTCCAATTCCAAAGGACGGTGGAGATCCGGAAGTAGCTAACGAGAATAGACCTGTGTCGTTGTTACCTGCTCTTTCTAAGATATGTGAACGAGTAGCCTTAAATCAATTTACCGAATATGCAACGAGGAGAAACTGTCTCAGTGGACACCAGAGTGGGAATAAGAAACGGCATTCGACAGAGACACTTAATATTTTGACGTCAGATCTAGCCCTGGAGGCAATGGATCGCAAGCAAGTCACTGCCTTGGTCTTATTAGATCTTTCCAAGGCATTTGACAGCATTGATCACATGTCCTTGTTAAAGAAGCTACGTGCAATGGGTACCTCTAAAGAAGCAATAGAATGGTTTAGAAGCTACTTGACCGGAAGAAAACAGTCGGTGAGAATTGGTTGCGAAACATCTGAACCCCGCCTAGTCTCGTatggtgtaccacaaggatcaATCTTGGGCCCGGCACTGTTTAATATCTACATCAACGATCTACCTTCTGTACCTAAGGTAGGGTCGTTAGAGTGCTATGTTGATGACTCACAGTTATACCTCTCATTTCCCGTACGTGATACCACCTTAGCCGTAGATCAGCTGACAGAAGATCTTCGGAACATAGCCGCATGGTGTTGCAAGAACAGTTTACTGATTAACCCggacaagacaaaacttctggTTCTGGGGACTCCGCAGATGCTGATGAAGATACCAGATGATCTAAGCATTACGCTACTCAGCAAGAAGATTATATCATCAAAGTCTGCGAAAAACCTGGGAGTTACAATGGACTGTAGTCTAACTTACGACGAACATGTAACTCAAGTAACTTCGAAATGTATAGGTAGCCTTTGTCAAATAAATCGTGTAAAATATCTGTTTGATAGGCGTACGTTGATAACTATAATTAATTCTCTCGTTTTcagtaaattattgtattgttcatCAGTATGGGCTAATACCACCAAGAAAAACATTGAGCTATTGCAAACAGTGCAAAACTTTGCAGCCCGGATAGTTTCTGGAACGAGGAAATTTGATCATGTCACACCTATTCTTAAGCAGTTACAGTGGCTGCCAATCATTAAACAACTTGCGGTTAGGGATGCTACCATGGTATTTAAATGCTTAAATGGACTTGCACCTCCATATCTTTGCCAGAAGTTTAAAACCAGATCGGAAGTGCACAACCGCAACACAAGGAACAGGGACCGCCTACATATACCACTCTGTAGGACGGCCGCAGGTCAGCGCGCGTTTACCTTTAGAGGCCAAAAACTGTGGAATAGTCTCCCAGAGGAGTTTCAGTCTATCACTAATTTAGATGtatttaaagtaaagataaaacagcattttttaagggtatttttggaaaactaagttttagatatttcacattgtaaattaagctgaaaagcctttttgaggagtttaataaagtttattattattattattagtaaaaCTCGACATCgtttataattaatttattgCTCCTTATTAATAGGTGCGGATACATGGGGAACTTTTGTTGTGGTAAATGGCCCTTTTACCACAGGAAACTGCATTTAGTGGGTGTGACCGACATTTCCCAAGGTAAATTTCCTGTGGTAAATTGCCCTGTATATACGCCAAAACAATCAAAGCGCCAATGATAAGTTAGAAGGGTGTTTTGATTCCCGAGGTAGAATAGCCAATCACGATGCCAATGAAGTTGTGATTAAGTTTCCCGCTAATAAATTGCGTGACCTTTCTTTTTACCTTGGTAATCTTCGTAACATGTCACCGCTGGCTAACACGGTACACTAAAACCCCAGTGTGAAGTACTGCAGGATAATTTTGATATTAACCATGGGAAGTGGCATTTAGCATGGTTTGTGTAACTGGACCTATTATCTTTTACCTGGGACAGAGCATAAAAAGTCATATAGTTTGTACAATACAATGTCAACCATTCATCCCCTTGGGAATCCCCTCGacaataaatattgttgtaaaCAGCTCAACAAGTCCAAAAATCACGAGTGCGTAACCGAAAGGTACAAAATACCAGAATTTATTACACATCTTAAAATATTTCCTACAAGTAAAACTTTATAGAATCAATCACAACAAACAGTTGACAATTCAGATTAAACTAATAATTGCTGGACATAAATAACTTTAGTCTAGACCGCTGATCACGCTATTGtagcctacatgtacatgattgaTACAGTAACCAATGCTCTCGTCAATTTTTAAAACTCTTAAATATGTCTCCAAGAGATATTTTTATGGCATAATTTCCTAAATAcaagaaacaataataattgcatCTTTCATCCATGCTGAAACATTAGGCACAGGGAATTAATTCATTGTcattaaatattataaaataa of the Montipora capricornis isolate CH-2021 chromosome 7, ASM3666992v2, whole genome shotgun sequence genome contains:
- the LOC138055828 gene encoding uncharacterized protein gives rise to the protein MTTSHGTLHSTIHGNNFQKSKVTVAHLNVRSLKTREHLIQVRNLMDEKKYAILAISESWLNSSVKNAEVEIDGYSLLRLDRPRNIKNEFGGGVCAYMRKTLKSKVLKDLSGISDTGFHQLWMQVQHKTLKSFLLCVTYKPPDCNVACFKDFRDRYTQALVYGLPILVVGDLNCDLLVNSSNSRTLNNLCTSLNMKQLITQPTRVTEISKTLIDVIFTSNPAIIVDSGIVETHFSDHYLVFAVLNLRMPKPPAAYVVARSYKYYDRQSFLSDLNKIPWYEIILSDDVNEKLLHFNEAFFRVLENHAPIKEIKIKHRRCPFINEEIKEKMAKRDQAHKIARETGALVDWQYYRDCRNDVKTVLREAEKE